One region of Quercus lobata isolate SW786 chromosome 2, ValleyOak3.0 Primary Assembly, whole genome shotgun sequence genomic DNA includes:
- the LOC115973153 gene encoding uncharacterized protein LOC115973153, producing MAALGRIDTYSFEVMSVSSSHTEDPILEPKRGKMQVRPALSFSNDDKVGTYQPHDDALVVTLWIGSYDVRRVLVDQGSGVEIMYPNLYNGLKLKPKDLVSYDSLLVGFDGKNVIPKGMIRLLVQVGSEVMKVNFIVVDAYSRYTVILARPWLHAMGAVSSTLHLKVKYPFGDHVEELIGSQTMARKCLVAAIRH from the coding sequence ATGGCAGCCCTAGGTCGAATTGACACATATTCATTTGAGGTCATGTCTGTATCCAGTTCACACACCGAGGATCCAATCCTTGAACCTAAACGGGGGAAGATGCAGGTCCGACCAGCTTTGAGCTTTTCCAATGACGATAAAGTGGGAACTTATCAGCCGCATGATGATGCCTTAGTGGTTACCCTTTGGATAGGGAGCTACGACGTAAGGAGGGTCCTAGTAGACCAAGGCAGTGGTGTAGAGATCATGTATCCTAATCTGTACAATGGACTTAAACTGAAACCCAAGGATCTAGTTAGCTATGATTCTCTTCTAGTGGGATTTGATGGGAAGAATGTTATCCCAAAGGGCATGATTAGATTGCTTGTTCAGGTGGGCTCAGAAGTGATGAAGGTGAACTTCATTGTGGTGGATGCTTACTCACGTTATACTGTCATCTTAGCAAGACCGTGGCTGCATGCCATGGGAGCTGTTTCTTCGACTTTGCATTTAAAGGTGAAGTATCCCTTTGGGGACCATGTTGAGGAGTTGATCGGAAGCCAGACCATGGCAAGGAAATGCTTGGTCGCTGCTATTAGACATTAG
- the LOC115973144 gene encoding uncharacterized protein LOC115973144, with the protein MASPRSLGSELGEDDSYRPRSRIPPSESFSYKEEHYHRKRSRISAYRSLGNDAMSRALHQISRSLFTQRIERAKLPHRFVQPTFTIYIRRTDPVEHVSHFNKRMTVCSRNEALMCKVFLFSLGPIAMRWFDGLEEGSISFFQELTKAFRAQFYTCSKVPYPLDSLLSMAMREGETLKTYSNRYWEMFNEIDGDFKDVAIRTFKVGLPSKHDLRKSLTKKLVRSMHQLMDRIDEYKRLEEDQQQRKGKAKMTPPD; encoded by the coding sequence ATGGCGTCTCCTCGAAGCTTAGGGTCTGAGTTAGGGGAAGATGACAGTTATAGGCCAAGGTCAAGAATCCCTCCTAGTGAATCTTTTTCCTATAAGGAGGAACATTATCATAGGAAAAGGAGTAGAATTTCGGCCTATAGGAGCTTGGGAAATGATGCTATGAGTAGGGCCTTGCACCAAATCTCGAGATCACTGTTCACACAGAGGATTGAAAGGGCAAAGCTTCCTCATCGGTTTGTGCAACCCACTTTTACCATTTACATTAGGAGGACAGACCCAGTGGAGCACGTTAGTCACTTTAATAAGAGAATGACTGTTTGTTCGAGGAACGAGGCCTTGATGTGTAAAGTGTTCCTTTTTAGCTTGGGGCCTATTgcaatgagatggtttgatgggtTGGAAGAAGGCTCCATTAGCTTCTTCCAGGAGCTCACTAAGGCCTTCAGGGCTCAATTCTATACGTGTAGCAAGGTTCCTTACCCCCTAGACTCCTTGCTATCAATGGCAATGAGAGAGGGCGAAACTTTGAAAACTTACTCGAacagatattgggagatgttcaatgagatagatggAGATTTCAAGGATGTGGCTATAAGGACGTTTAAAGTCGGCCTTCCCTCTAagcatgatttgagaaaatccTTAACGAAGAAGCTTGTGCGAAGCATGCATCAATTAATGGATCGAATTGACGAGTATAAACGACTTGAGGAAGATCAACAGCAAAGGAAGGGGAAAGCGAAGATGACCCCTCCTGACTGA
- the LOC115976960 gene encoding trihelix transcription factor ASIL2: protein MDDIEDDARYPSKPYSLNPYNPPRRPRNPIRNAPFSHPISNRYEIEEDDDDDENDVVLEEALDDEDDENPGGYYRNLEGDGEFVDRHSKKRKLRNSIPEFEFDFASVPRGSRSSKPLYSGAHWNEHAVFVLLEVWGDRFLQLGRKSLRSEDWNDVAEKVSEASKMEKDELQCRTMLDKLKRKYKKEKVKVEDFGLNSSKWVYFKKMDMLMASSPRQECGLACGIDSGEYVFMNTRVYLERSNGFDEMRDSPGESENEEEEEEGNGLDERGGVRGCGGDGLSYKVLADSIQRFGEIYEKIESSKRQQMMELEKMRLEFQRELELQKKQILERAQVEIAKMQEEVEDDEDSDASEENVSE, encoded by the coding sequence atggatgacATTGAAGACGACGCGAGGTACCCTTCAAAGCCCTATTCTTTAAACCCATACAACCCACCTCGTCGCCCTAGAAATCCAATTCGCAATGCCCCTTTCTCTCACCCAATCTCCAATCGCTACGAAATCGAAGaagacgacgacgacgacgaaaACGACGTCGTGTTGGAAGAAGCTTTGGACGACGAAGATGACGAAAACCCAGGTGGGTATTATCGGAATTTGGAAGGAGATGGTGAATTTGTCGACAGGCACTCAAAGAAGAGGAAGCTAAGGAATTCGATTCCCGAGTTCGAGTTCGACTTCGCTTCGGTTCCGAGGGGTAGTAGGAGCTCGAAGCCTCTGTATTCGGGTGCTCACTGGAATGAGCACGCGGTGTTTGTGTTGTTGGAGGTGTGGGGGGACAGGTTTCTCCAGTTGGGGAGGAAGAGCTTGAGGTCTGAGGACTGGAACGATGTTGCGGAGAAGGTATCGGAGGCGTCGAAGATGGAGAAGGATGAGTTGCAGTGTAGAACTATGTTGGATAAGCTGAAGAGGAAGTACAAGAAAGAGAAGGTTAAAGTTGAGGACTTTGGATTGAATTCTAGCAAATGGGTCTACTTTAAGAAGATGGATATGTTAATGGCTTCGTCGCCGAGGCAAGAGTGCGGGTTGGCGTGTGGGATTGATTCCGGGGAGTATGTGTTTATGAATACCCGGGTTTATTTGGAGAGGTCTAATGGGTTTGATGAGATGAGGGATAGTCCCGGGGAGTCGGAGaatgaggaggaggaagaggaagggAATGGGTTGGATGAGAGGGGGGGAGTGAGAGGCTGCGGTGGAGATGGATTGTCGTATAAGGTGTTGGCGGATTCGATACAGAGGTTTGGGGAGATATATGAGAAGATTGAGAGTAGTAAGAGGCAGCAGATGATGGAGTTGGAGAAGATGAGGTTGGAGTTCCAGAGGGAGTTGGAGTTGCAGAAGAAGCAGATTCTGGAGAGGGCGCAAGTGGAGATTGCGAAAATGCAGGAAGAGGTGGAGGATGATGAGGATTCCGATGCTTCTGAAGAGAATGTTAGTGAGTGA